From a region of the Kwoniella mangroviensis CBS 8507 chromosome 1 map unlocalized Ctg01, whole genome shotgun sequence genome:
- a CDS encoding mitochondrial import inner membrane translocase subunit TIM10, whose translation MSFLFGGGNRSVEGSVDPAKIEMAVAELDMITDVFNRLVNSCHTKCISQTPNNHRYVEGDLLKGESVCIDRCTAKFFEVNKKVGERMSAMGSAAQATGTFGR comes from the exons ATGTCGTTCTtatttggtggtggta ACCGATCAGTTGAAGGGTCCGTCGATCCTGCTAAGATAGAAATGGCCGTTGCTGAACTAG ATATGATCACCGACGTCTT TAACCGACTCGTCAACTCATGTCACACCAAATGTATTTCCCAGACACCAAACAACCATCGATAcgtagaaggtgatttgttGAAGGGAGAAAGTGTGTGTATTGACAGGTGTACTGCTAAAttcttcgag GTCAACAAGAAAGTAGGAGAGAGGATGTCAGCAATGGGAAGTGCAGCTCAAGCCACCGGTACTTTCGGTCGATAA